Proteins from a genomic interval of Oncorhynchus mykiss isolate Arlee chromosome 21, USDA_OmykA_1.1, whole genome shotgun sequence:
- the camk1da gene encoding calcium/calmodulin-dependent protein kinase type 1D isoform X1, producing MDRENGESGKGTWKRQVDDIKKIFELKEILGTGAFSEVVLAQERSTGKMFAVKCIPKKALKGKESSIENEITVLRKIKHENIVALEDIYESSNHLYLIMQLVSGGELFDRIVEKGFYTEKDASTLIRQVLDAVDYLHKLGIVHRDLKPENLLYFNPQDESKIMISDFGLSKMEGSGDVMSTACGTPGYVAPEVLAQKPYSKAVDCWSIGVIAYILLCGYPPFYDENDSKLFEQILKADYEFDAPYWDDISDSAKDFIGSLMEKDPAKRFTCDQALRHPWIAGDTALCKNIHESVSRQIRKNFAKSKWRQAFNATAVVRHMRRLQLSSSMGQSMDSSHPHPPNSRAAQMQNQRNQANQNQANQTPNQTPSQSSTQPSLSPSQTRSQNPNAAIMKSFSVDSPHKDCVPATPTPCSLASAASSVPSGGAELTRPHPSTVATVLTETK from the exons CGGGGCATTCTCTGAGGTGGTGTTGGCCCAGGAGAGGTCTACGGGGAAGATGTTTGCTGTGAAGTGTATCCCCAAGAAGGCCCTGAAGGGGAAAGAGAGCAGCATCGAGAACGAGATCACCGTGCTCCGCAA AATCAAGCATGAGAACATAGTGGCTTTGGAGGACATCTATGAGAGTTCCAACCACCTCTACCTGATCATGCAGCT agTCTCGGGAGGTGAGTTGTTTGACCGTATCGTGGAGAAGGGGTTCTACACAGAGAAAGATGCCAGTACTCTCATCAGACAGGTGCTAGACGCTGTCGACTACCTCCACAAGTTGGGCATCGTCCACAGAGACCTGAAG CCAGAGAACCTGCTGTATTTTAACCCCCAGGACGAGTCTAAGATCATGATCAGTGACTTTGGTCTGTCCAAGATGGAGGGCAGCGGGGATGTCATGTCAACCGCGTGTGGAACGCCGGGATACGTGG ctccagaGGTTCTTGCTCAGAAGCCCTACAGTAAGGCAGTGGACTGCTGGTCCATCGGAGTCATTGCATACATCCT gTTGTGCGGCTATCCTCCATTCTACGATGAGAATGACTCCAAGCTCTTTGAGCAGATCCTCAAAGCAGACTATGAGTTTGACGCGCCATACTGGGACGACATATCTGATTCag CCAAAGACTTTATCGGCAGTCTGATGGAGAAAGACCCGGCGAAGCGCTTCACCTGTGACCAGGCCCTCAGACACCCATG gatcGCTGGGGACACGGCCCTCTGCAAGAACATCCACGAGTCTGTGAGCAGGCAGATCAGGAAAAACTTTGCCAAGAGCAAATGGAGG caAGCCTTCAATGCCACTGCAGTGGTGCGACACATGAGGAGACTGCAGTTGAGCAGCAGTATGGGCCAGAGCATGGACAGctctcaccctcaccctcctAACAGCCGGGCCGCACAGATGCAGAACCAACGGAACCAGGCCAACCAGAACCAGGCCAACCAGACTCCCAACCAGACCCCTAGCCAGAGCTCTACTCAACCCTCTCTGAGTCCAAGCCAGACTCGGAGCCAGAACCCTAATGCAGCCATTATGAAGAGCTTTTCTGTGGACTCACCTCACAAGGACT GTGTCCCAGCCACTCCCACCCCCTGCAGCCTGGCgtctgcagcctcctctgtccctTCCGGGGGGGCGGAGCTCACCCGGCCCCACCCATCCACTGTTGCCACGGTACTAACAGAGACTAAGTGA
- the camk1da gene encoding calcium/calmodulin-dependent protein kinase type 1D isoform X2 — MFAVKCIPKKALKGKESSIENEITVLRKIKHENIVALEDIYESSNHLYLIMQLVSGGELFDRIVEKGFYTEKDASTLIRQVLDAVDYLHKLGIVHRDLKPENLLYFNPQDESKIMISDFGLSKMEGSGDVMSTACGTPGYVAPEVLAQKPYSKAVDCWSIGVIAYILLCGYPPFYDENDSKLFEQILKADYEFDAPYWDDISDSAKDFIGSLMEKDPAKRFTCDQALRHPWIAGDTALCKNIHESVSRQIRKNFAKSKWRQAFNATAVVRHMRRLQLSSSMGQSMDSSHPHPPNSRAAQMQNQRNQANQNQANQTPNQTPSQSSTQPSLSPSQTRSQNPNAAIMKSFSVDSPHKDCVPATPTPCSLASAASSVPSGGAELTRPHPSTVATVLTETK, encoded by the exons ATGTTTGCTGTGAAGTGTATCCCCAAGAAGGCCCTGAAGGGGAAAGAGAGCAGCATCGAGAACGAGATCACCGTGCTCCGCAA AATCAAGCATGAGAACATAGTGGCTTTGGAGGACATCTATGAGAGTTCCAACCACCTCTACCTGATCATGCAGCT agTCTCGGGAGGTGAGTTGTTTGACCGTATCGTGGAGAAGGGGTTCTACACAGAGAAAGATGCCAGTACTCTCATCAGACAGGTGCTAGACGCTGTCGACTACCTCCACAAGTTGGGCATCGTCCACAGAGACCTGAAG CCAGAGAACCTGCTGTATTTTAACCCCCAGGACGAGTCTAAGATCATGATCAGTGACTTTGGTCTGTCCAAGATGGAGGGCAGCGGGGATGTCATGTCAACCGCGTGTGGAACGCCGGGATACGTGG ctccagaGGTTCTTGCTCAGAAGCCCTACAGTAAGGCAGTGGACTGCTGGTCCATCGGAGTCATTGCATACATCCT gTTGTGCGGCTATCCTCCATTCTACGATGAGAATGACTCCAAGCTCTTTGAGCAGATCCTCAAAGCAGACTATGAGTTTGACGCGCCATACTGGGACGACATATCTGATTCag CCAAAGACTTTATCGGCAGTCTGATGGAGAAAGACCCGGCGAAGCGCTTCACCTGTGACCAGGCCCTCAGACACCCATG gatcGCTGGGGACACGGCCCTCTGCAAGAACATCCACGAGTCTGTGAGCAGGCAGATCAGGAAAAACTTTGCCAAGAGCAAATGGAGG caAGCCTTCAATGCCACTGCAGTGGTGCGACACATGAGGAGACTGCAGTTGAGCAGCAGTATGGGCCAGAGCATGGACAGctctcaccctcaccctcctAACAGCCGGGCCGCACAGATGCAGAACCAACGGAACCAGGCCAACCAGAACCAGGCCAACCAGACTCCCAACCAGACCCCTAGCCAGAGCTCTACTCAACCCTCTCTGAGTCCAAGCCAGACTCGGAGCCAGAACCCTAATGCAGCCATTATGAAGAGCTTTTCTGTGGACTCACCTCACAAGGACT GTGTCCCAGCCACTCCCACCCCCTGCAGCCTGGCgtctgcagcctcctctgtccctTCCGGGGGGGCGGAGCTCACCCGGCCCCACCCATCCACTGTTGCCACGGTACTAACAGAGACTAAGTGA